From the Lactuca sativa cultivar Salinas chromosome 9, Lsat_Salinas_v11, whole genome shotgun sequence genome, the window ctagggtttatggcaaacatgcttcttcaacataccaagggctgatactttaggggattcaagactaaaaccaacatggatctgaggtagcaacctcagatctgaacttcCAACTCaaattggttgcataacataccaataatgaccaaaactcacacataagaatagatctagatgcaaagggagtccaagcaacagcttattacctccaattggtctgaaatgactcctcaatcccagatctacagCCCCTTCTTGCTCTTCCAAGGCTCTTCTTTCTTCTCCAAGCTTGTAGCTCTCTCTTTgatgcaagatctagctcaaaaacggatatggcggctagggttgatgTTCTGGGGGGTAAAGAGGCACTAAAGGGACCCTAGGAAAGaggatgagatgcttaaataggctccaagtcccggatttagggttttcctcgttcagacccaactcgccgagtctccttggccgactcgccgagtcggtcgctaacacctcaacccggatcccgctcggactcgccgagtccctccttggactcgccgagtctctccttaaaattgaagttttctttcttttcttggctttccaaactttggggtgttacagtgTTAGAGGCATAAAAATGCTATCTTGATGGTTGTTATGACACCATGCACGGATCTAGGTCCTTAAAGTGAATCTTGATGGACAAAATTGGATGTCGGGCTCCCATaagacatgcaaaggcataaagttgccaactttatgccctaagaCCTCTTAAATGACCGAGATCTGGATGGGGTGAGAGACTGCATGGATTAAGCACTTACTGGCTGAAAGTGCTTAATAGCTTAGTACGTTAGGCATATTAAGATGTACGTCGTGCGTACTGCTTCGGATTCGATTATGCCAAGCGTATTGGtattacgttgcgcgtactcccCAGTGGGTCGTTGGACAAATTTTGGACTTTTGAGGCTTTTGGGCCTTAGCTACTTTTTGGGTTTTGGCCTGTTTAGGGTAGGTAGGCCTTAGATTTTTTGTTGTGGGCCTTAAGTGTTATGATTTGGGCCTTAGGGCTCATTATTGTGTTTTGGGCCAAGGATGATTAAGTCTATTAAGGGTAAGGTGAAGGGGGGCCTTGACCTTAGGAGTTGGATTGGAATTTAGGCCCATAGTCACGATTGTTAACGTATTCCTAATTAGGGTAAATTGTGTATGTTCAGTGTGGGATTTCCTGGATCAATAGTCGAGCAGTTATTATTTACCAACAgaccgaggtgagtctcctccctgtatccatgggtcgaaggcactgaGGCCGACCCATTATTCGGTTATGTAGTATGCTAGCTGTAGTGtgatatatatattgtgttttcatgatcgggttgaaatataccccagggcggGGCCCAATATGGCttgttgggttgaaatatactcCAACGTGGGGCCCATTATGGTATGTTCGAGTTAAAATATACCCTAGGGTGGGGCATACTATCGTatgatcgggttgaaatataccctagggCGAGGCCCCATGGCGGGGCCCATATTTGCTTATTGGGTTGGAATATACCTTAGAAGTTGGCCAAACTGTATGTTTGGTACGTGGTACtttgggaaaactcactaagcttttgcttacagtttgtattgtggtttcaggtactttcgataCTAAGGGGAATGATCCGACTTGATGGCGCAACATTCACTCCCCACCATTTTCCACATTTATTGATATTGTCATTCTTATGATTTGATATGATGATTATGTAATGGATTTTGGAATCAAAGTTATGATTGTAaaccttaattaaaaatgaaaaattttctcctggtttttgggctgttacaccaGTTGAACTAAACCAAATTAAAGTAAGTCAACACGATTCTACATCGAGTTCATAACAACATTGAGAAAAAACCAAGACAAACTCATGATCAGTGTCTTGGATCATCATGAGGCCGAACCAAAGCCGCTCTACAACAATGCCTCATATTGTGTAAGGTCAAACCAAGTTCGCTTTGAAGTGGTAGCTCAAGGCCATTAATAAGTAATAAACACATAGCCGAACATATGTTAGTGATAAGACAATTGTAGCCCCACAAAAGACCATGTAGATTGTAACAATACAATTTTTACATACAAAACTGTCTCTTTATAACTGCACTAtggttttcaaacatatcaatAATCCACAAATGCCTCTTTACTTTATAGTTTTATATATCTACCTCAATGAACCCTATATCAACCTCAATCATAGCAAAGCAAGGAAAACCCAAGTATAGTCATATACTCTCATCATGCTACCACTTAATGCACACATATATTTACCTACTCGATCTCTCAACTCTATTGTTAGAGTATGCTTCTTAAACATAAGCCCTAGGATGACCATAATGATGGTTCTTTCTATTAGGGATGCAAGGTTTCAATCCAGGAACTAACCGACAACCCCGATGCTCGAGAACCAAGATCTGTAACTAGACACGAAGATCTTACGGGGATGAAAAGCAATAAGCCAATAAACCAATAACATCACCAAGTCATATCGGTCAAATGGACTTCAAAATCATATTGGTCCAACGGGCCTCAAAATGATGTTGATCCAATGGGTCTAATCAGATCAAACGCGCCCGCATTCGTAACATACACGCACCGCTGTGGGAACTGGTGGCGACAGCCATCTGTCTACttgtttctttttttctttttctgccATAAATCAACTCACCAGATCACTTCCGCATTGCACAGATCCGGCAACCGTTTTCTCCGACCACCGTTCCGGTGAGGTATTCTCCTTCTTCCTTACTTTTGTATGCTTATATCCTTCAGCCCAATTGCCTTTTCACTAGATACAGGAGAAATTTAGGTTTTCGAACGGAGAGTGGAGAaaactttttgaattttttacaATCTTAATCAATTAGGCTTTTGATTTGTTCAAATGGCATGTAATGTGTTACGACGGCTGATTAACAGCTTATATTATTGATTTTGTTATTTGAATTTGGTGGAATGACACACTGTAATTGCTTTTAGGTTTTAACAGAGAGTTTAAGGAAAGATTTTGGGGGTGAGAATCGATTTTTGGCGGAATGGTAACAGCTTAGCTAAACCTTGATTGTTGTTTCTGTAATCTGCACTACATCATTTCTTATTGCAATGGAATATGACTTGCTTCCCTCGATTTTTTCTTAATCAGAATTATATTTTAGGAGCTTTCAAGCCTTCTTGTAATATTTCAGTTACACTTAATGATGTGAAAACTCGCAAACAGGTATGCTATTCTTATTGTTCTCATTCTAGATAGATGATTATTGTTTAGTATATCAATACTTTGTCCTTCTATAATAATGCTTCTTTACTAATTCATCATCAGGTTCCTTTGAAGAAGGAAAATGGTCAGATATCAATGGTGCCTCTTTTCCAAAGTCAAGAAAGCATTGCTGGAGTGGTATTTATTGATGGTTTTGTAATTTTGTTGGATAATAAACCCCCTACATGCTAGCTAGTGATTGAAACAAGTTGAATTTACTTATTTGCCCTTTTTGCAGATATCTGTAGACCCAGTGCAAGGGAAGAAGGTTGAACATAATGGCATTAAAATAGAACTCCTTGGTCAAATTGGTGAGTTTTCTACTTAATTTTAGGAGAAATTGTCATGCAAATCAATGTTAATAATATTTTGGTATTTTATTTCTGTTTGCAGAAATTTATTTTGACAGAGGCAACTTCTATGACTTTACCTCTCTTGGTAAGTCCATTTTTTTGGAGGCTAACTTTTCCATATTTCTGATGACATAACAActttttatgttgtttttttcaTTGCTAATTGATAATTCAACATCATTAGTAATTTACTATCTTACCCTTTGTTATGTAGTTCGTGAACTGGATGTTCCTGGTGAAATATATGAAAGGAAAACATTTCCTTTTGAATTTTCTTCAGTTGAAATGCCTTATGAGACATACAACGGTGTCAATGTGCGACTTAGGTAAACACCATCTTATATCTAAATTCtcaaataaattacaaaaaaacaTCAAACCATGATCATAATTGCATATAAAAAGtactcatttttttttaaaacattcacaTTTAATATATGCTCTCAGGTATGTTCTAAAGGTAACTATCAGTCGGGGCTATAGCAACATAACAGAATACCAAGATTTTGtggtaagattttttttttttttttaatctcaatatTGTTATGATTTCTTTTTAGTGTTGGCTTATTTATaattatatgtgtgtgtgtgtgtgtgttttcaggTTCGCAATTATAGCCCTCCTCCATCAATCAACAACAGCATTAAGGTCATTAACCTGCCATCATATCTcatatttgatttttaaatttatatatatattagggaATATGATTGTATAGATAATAATGTGAGTTGTAATTGACAAGTTTGGCCTTTATGCATGTTGGTTTTTTAGATGGAAGTTGGAATAGAAGACTGTCTTCATATTGAGTTTGAGTATAACAAGAGCAAGTAAGTGGCTTAATTAAcaagaattttataaaataaattcttTTCCATTTAATGACTCATTCCATTCCTTTGTGATTCCGTTTTATACATACGTCTTTTTGATTAACAGATAtctgtttttataaataataaataatatccaGGTATCATTTAAAAGACGTAATCATCGGGAAGATATATTTTCTACTTGTTAgaataaagttaaaaaacatgGATCTTGAGATAAGGCGAAGGGAATCAACTGGTTCAGGGGCAAACACTCATGTAGAGACAGAAACCCTAGCAAAGTTTGAGTTGATGGATGGTGCTCCTGTTAGaggtattattaatatattatttgtttaGTAATTTTCAGATGATTTGAGTTTGAGTTgattaataaaattatatatatataatgttgccAGGTGAATCGATACCAATCAGGCTGTTTTTAAGCCCATATGAACTGACACCAACGCATAAGAATATTAACAACAAATTTAGTGTGAAGTATTATTTGAATCTGGTGCTTGTTGATGAAGAAGATCGCAGGTATTTCAAGCAGCAGGAAATTACAATATACAGGACTGCAGAGACTGCTTCCTGATATTATTAATCTGGCTTTGGGATTGTTTTGTATATTGTGATGATGTTTGTTGATGTTGgaggaggtttttttttttttttttttttttttttttttttgtattatggAGTGAAAAATAGCAAATAAACATTGTAAGTGGATATGGTTCTAAGTTTTAACTTTTAATGTTGGGAAAGATAGATGAATCCATTAAAGGTCAGGGGTGGTGTGTGTTTTACTTTTATTTGTTGGGATTGTTTTTGCAGTGTTTAATATAATAATGGAGTTGATATAAGTGATGTATTTTTAGTTTGCTAGTTAGTTTCTAACCACCATAAACCGTGACTTCTTTGCAAATGTACACGATGCAAATACACGCTCTCTAACAcctcaaaaattaaacaaaataatGAGTCTAAATCAACAAAACTAATCATCAATATACTTTTTTAATGTTAGTTAGACAATATACACGTCACCTAGGCTAGAGCCTTCGTGTAGTGTGTTGATTGTTACAGGTGTGATAATAATGACTTAACTAATCCTTATGTACAACCAATCATTTGA encodes:
- the LOC111920407 gene encoding vacuolar protein sorting-associated protein 26A translates to MNYILGAFKPSCNISVTLNDVKTRKQVPLKKENGQISMVPLFQSQESIAGVISVDPVQGKKVEHNGIKIELLGQIEIYFDRGNFYDFTSLVRELDVPGEIYERKTFPFEFSSVEMPYETYNGVNVRLRYVLKVTISRGYSNITEYQDFVVRNYSPPPSINNSIKMEVGIEDCLHIEFEYNKSKYHLKDVIIGKIYFLLVRIKLKNMDLEIRRRESTGSGANTHVETETLAKFELMDGAPVRGESIPIRLFLSPYELTPTHKNINNKFSVKYYLNLVLVDEEDRRYFKQQEITIYRTAETAS